Within the Paracoccus everestensis genome, the region GCAAGCACGGCTATATCATCCGGCTGATGGAAAGCGACGGCAGGATGACGGTCGTGTCCGCCGGGCCGCTGGATCTGTGCCAGGGACTGACCGTGACAACCGATCTGATCGAGCTGGACGAGGAACGCGAGGACGATTTGAACCGCCTGCCCACCCCCGGCCTGCGCAGGCTCGAGATCGATCTGGACACCCGCACCCGCGTCTGCGGCTAGATCGAGAAGGACGTGCCGCAGCCGCAACTGGCCGATGCGTTCGGGTTGTCGATGACAAAGCGCGCGCCGATCAACTCGTCGGCAAAGTCGATGACCGCCCCGGCCAGATAAGGCAGCGATACAGGATCGACGACGACCTTCTGGCCCGCGCCTTCCAGCACCAGATCGTCGGCCTCGGCCTGGTCCAGGCGGATGTCGTACTGGAACCCCGAACAGCCGCCGCCCGATACGGCCACACGCAAGGGGCGAACATTGTCCGAATCGTTGATCTCGGCCAGTTTGGCAAAGGCGCGTTCGGTGACTTTGGGCGGCAGGTTCATGGGGCGTTCCCGTTTTCGTCGGCAGTTCCTAAATATAGGCTCGAACGCACCTGTTGCAAGGAAGGCCCTGCCCCCGTGAATGCCCCCTATGCCTGTCATCCCGACGCCAGCCGCGGGCGGCTGCACCCTGAACGGATGTCCACCTTTCGCAGTCCTTGGCAGCGCGACCGGGACAGGATTATCCATTCGTCGGCCTTCCGCCGCCTCAAGCACAAGACCCAGGTTTTCGTGGAACACGATGGCGAGGCCTATCGCGGCGATTATTTCCGCACCCGCCTGACCCACACGGTCGAGGTGGCCCAGGTCGCCCGCACCATCGCAGGCGCGCTTGGCCTTAACACGGATCTGGCCGAAACGGTGGCCTTGGCGCATGACTTGGGCCATCCCCCCTTCGGCCATACCGGCGAAGATGCCCTGGCGGCATTGATGGAACCCTATGGCGGGTTCGACCACAACGCCCAGGCACTGCGGATCGTCACCCGGCTGGAACGCCATTACGCCGATTTCGACGGGCTGAACCTGACGTGGGAGGCGTTGGAGGGGATCGCCAAACACAACGGTCCCGTCACCGGCCCCCTGGCCTATGCCCTGGCCGAGGTGAACGCGGACTGGGATCTGGAACTGCACACCAATGCCAGCGCGGAAGCCCAGGTCGCGGCAGTGGCCGACGACGTGGCCTATAACCATCACGACCTGCACGATGGGCTGCGGGCGGAACTGTTCACCGAAGACGAACTGGCCGAACTGCCCGTCGTCGGTCCCGCCTTTGCCGAGGTGGACCGGCTTTACCCCGGACTGGACCCGACGCGCCGCCGCTACGAGGCGCTGCGCCGCGTCTTCGGCACCATGGTCGAGGACGTGATTGCCGTCGCCCAGAACCGCCTGGCCGGGTTGCAGCCGCAATCCGCGCAGGACATCCGCAACATGGACGGGCCGATCATCCGCTTTTCCAAGCCGCTCTACCAGAACATCAAGGCAATCAAGTCCTTCCTGTTCACGCGGATGTATCGCGCGCCCTCGGTCGTGGTGGAACGCGGCAACGTGACGGCGATGCTGAACGACCTGTTTCCCCTGTTCCTGCACGATCCGGGCCAGATGCCCGACCACTGGTCCAGCATCGCAAGGGAGGCGGGGGACGAGACGCAATGCGCCCGTGTCGTTCTTGATTACGTCGCAGGCATGACCGACCGTTTTGCCATCGCGGAACACCAGCGTCTGTTCAACGGGCGGTGATATTTTCGCCGGACCTGAACCTCTGCCTGCCCAATGCGTTCGGGGCTGAACCTTGGATGCAGAAAGGACGCAGGAATGTTCACGCGCAGCGGATCGGCCACTTGGCAGGGCGGGCTGAAGGACGGCAACGGCACCGTATCGACCCAGTCGGGTGCCCTGAAAGAATTGTCCTATGGATTTAACAAGCGCTTCGGCGACGAGCCGGGCACCAACCCCGAGGAATTGATCGGTGCGGCCCATGCGTCGTGCTTCAGCATGGCGCTGGCCAATATGCTGTCGGGCGCGGGCCTTGGCGGTATCGACATCAAGACGACCTCCAAGATCACGCTGGAAAAGGATGGAGACGGCTTTACCGTCACCAAGGCTCATCTGGTCACGACCATCTCGGCCGACGGGGACAAGGCGCAGATCAGGGAATTGGCCCAGCAGGCCAAGGAAGGCTGCCCCATTTCCAAGCTGCTGAACGCCGAAGTCACGATGGAGGCGACAGTCGCCTGATGCGCATCCGGATCGGGCACGAGATGACGATACAGACGCCTCAGGACACCCCCCTGATCTGTCTGACCACGCCCGAGACGGCGCGGCAGCGTGACTATGTCTTCCCCGAGGACTTCACGACGACGCCCTCGGTCCCGGTCCAGAGCTATGTCGATCGCTTCGGCAATATCTGCCGGCGCATGATGGCGCCGGCTGGGGCCTTTACCATCTACAGCGACATCACGGTAAACGACCCCGGCACACGGGACGAGGCCGACCTCAATGCCGCCGAATGGCCGGTCGAGGCATTGCCGACCGAGGTTCTGGGATTTCTGACCGCCTCGCGGTATGTCGAAACCGATCTGGTCAGTGACGAGGCCTGGCGGCTGTTCGGCAATGTCGCGCCCGGCTGGAACCGGGTGCAATACATCGTCGATCATGTGAACGGCAGCCTGGTGTTCGACTATAAGCTGGCCTCGCAGTTCCGCACGGCGGCAAGCGCCCGGAACGACGGGGTCGCCGTCTGCCGTGACTTTGCGCATCTGGCGCTGGCCTATCTGCGGGCGCTGAACATCCCGGCACGCTACGTCAACGGCTATGTCGGCGATATCGGCGTGCCCCCGGCCGCTGCGGCGATGGATTTTGCCGCTTGGATCGAGGTGTTCCTGGGCGGCAAGTGGTGGACCTTTGATCCCCGCAACAACGAACGCCGCATTGGCCGCGTGGTGGTGGCGCGCGGACTGGACGCCGCGGACGTGCCCCTGATCAACACCTTCGGTCCCCATACCCTGACCAAATTTCGGGTCTGGTGTTTTCCCGTGGATGACCAAGGGAACGAACTGGACGGGATGCTGTTCGCCTGACCTTGCCATTCCGGTCGCCGCATGACCTTCTGCTCCGATGCCATGCGGGGACAGTATCATGCATTTCAAATGCCTTTCCGCCTTCCCGATCACCCCTGCCGATGCGGACGGACAGGTGATCCCCGGCGATCTGCGCCGGTTCGTCAGGCGGGCGGCGGATGCTGGGGTCGATTCAGTTTGCGTTCTGGGCAGCACCGGCAGCTTTGCCTATCTGGACCCCGATCAGCGCCGCGTCGCCGTGGACGCGTCCATGGCCGAATTGGACGGCAGCCTGCCCCTGATCGTGGGCGTTGGTGCATTGCGCACCGACATGGCCATCTCGCTTGCCCGCCATGCCAAGGCCGCCGGGGCGGACGCGCTGCTGGTGCCGCCGATATCCTACATTCCCCTGACGGATGACGAGGTGTTCACCCATTTCGGCGCCATCGCGGACGCGGGCGAGCTGCCGGTTTGCATCTACAACAACCCGACCACCACGCATTTCACTTTCTCGCCCGATCTGCTGGTCCGCCTGTCGGCCATTCCACAGATCCGCGCGGTCAAGATGCCCCTGCCCGCACACGACGACTTCGCGACTGAAATCGCAGGTCTGCGCGCCGATCTGCCGCAGGGGTTTTCCATCGGCTACAGCGGTGATTGGGGCTGCGGGGCGGCAATGCTGGCGGGCGCCGATGCCTTCTACAGCGTGGCTGCGGGCACCTGGCCCGACGCCACGCTGCGTCTGGTGCGGGCGGCCCAAGCAGGCGACAGTCGGGAAGCCGATCGGATCGACGCGAGCTTTCAGCCGCTCTGGTCGCTGTTTCGCCAATACGGCAGCTTCCGCGTCGTTCATCGTGCGGCCAATCTGATGGACCTGTCGGATGCGCAGCCGCCGCGTCCGATCCTGCCGCTTGCGCCCGATCACGACGTGGCGCTGCGCAATGCCATTTCCGCCCTGGACGAGATCTGAAACCGGCATACCGTTGCATACCGATTGCCTATCGGTCTTTCGGCGGCTAGAACCGCGCGAAATCGCGAGGGAGCCTTTCCATGACCAAGACCCGCACCGAAACCGACAGCTTTGGCCCGCTGGAGGTTGACGCCAGCAAATACTGGGGCGCGCAGACCCAAAGGTCGATCCAGAACTTTCCCATCGGTTGGGAACGCCAGCCTGTCGCCATCATCCGCGCGTTGGGCGCGGTCAAGCTGGCGGCGGCGCGCGTGAACCAGGAAAACGGCGACCTGGATGCCGGCATTGGCAATGCGATGGAACAGGCTGCAACCGAGGTGTTCGAGGGAAAGTTTGACGACAACTTTCCCCTGGTTGTCTGGCAGACGGGTTCCGGCACCCAGTCGAACATGAATGCCAACGAGGTGATTTCCAACCGCGCGATCGAGATCCTGGGCGGGGAACTGGGGTCGAAAAAGCCGGTCCACCCGAACGATCACGTCAACATGAGCCAGTCGTCGAACGACACCTTCCCGACCGCGATGCACGTCGCCATCGGCATGGTCGCGCGCGACACTCTGATCCCCGGCCTGGAAAAGCTGCACAAGGCGCTTGAGGCAAAGGCGCAGGAATTCAAAGATATCATCAAGATCGGCCGCACGCACACGCAGGACGCGACGCCCCTGACGCTGGGCCAGGAATTCGGCGGCTATGCCCATCAGGTCGCCAAGGGGATCGAGCGGGTCAAGCTGGCGCTGACCGACATCTATGAACTGGCGCAGGGCGGCACGGCGGTTGGCACCGGCTTGAACACCAAGAAGGGCTGGGACACGGCCATCGCGGCGGAAATCGCCCGGATTACTGGCCTGCCCTTTGTCACCGCGCCGAACAAGTTCGAAGCCCTGGCCGCGCATGACGCGATGGTCTTCTTCTCGGGCGCGCTCAAGACGGTTGCGGCATCGCTGTTCAAGATCGCCAACGATATGCGCCTGCTCGGGTCCGGCCCGCGGTCGGGTCTGGGCGAATTGATCCTGCCGGAAAACGAGCCGGGCTCGTCCATCATGCCGGGCAAGGTCAACCCGACCCAGGCCGAGGCCCTGACCATGGTGTGCGCCCATGTCATGGGCAATGACGCGGCGGTGGGTTTTGCCGGGTCGCAGGGGCATTTCGAACTGAACGTCTATAAC harbors:
- a CDS encoding HesB/IscA family protein; its protein translation is MNLPPKVTERAFAKLAEINDSDNVRPLRVAVSGGGCSGFQYDIRLDQAEADDLVLEGAGQKVVVDPVSLPYLAGAVIDFADELIGARFVIDNPNASASCGCGTSFSI
- a CDS encoding deoxyguanosinetriphosphate triphosphohydrolase, with the protein product MNAPYACHPDASRGRLHPERMSTFRSPWQRDRDRIIHSSAFRRLKHKTQVFVEHDGEAYRGDYFRTRLTHTVEVAQVARTIAGALGLNTDLAETVALAHDLGHPPFGHTGEDALAALMEPYGGFDHNAQALRIVTRLERHYADFDGLNLTWEALEGIAKHNGPVTGPLAYALAEVNADWDLELHTNASAEAQVAAVADDVAYNHHDLHDGLRAELFTEDELAELPVVGPAFAEVDRLYPGLDPTRRRYEALRRVFGTMVEDVIAVAQNRLAGLQPQSAQDIRNMDGPIIRFSKPLYQNIKAIKSFLFTRMYRAPSVVVERGNVTAMLNDLFPLFLHDPGQMPDHWSSIAREAGDETQCARVVLDYVAGMTDRFAIAEHQRLFNGR
- a CDS encoding OsmC family protein, whose amino-acid sequence is MFTRSGSATWQGGLKDGNGTVSTQSGALKELSYGFNKRFGDEPGTNPEELIGAAHASCFSMALANMLSGAGLGGIDIKTTSKITLEKDGDGFTVTKAHLVTTISADGDKAQIRELAQQAKEGCPISKLLNAEVTMEATVA
- a CDS encoding transglutaminase-like domain-containing protein, with product MTIQTPQDTPLICLTTPETARQRDYVFPEDFTTTPSVPVQSYVDRFGNICRRMMAPAGAFTIYSDITVNDPGTRDEADLNAAEWPVEALPTEVLGFLTASRYVETDLVSDEAWRLFGNVAPGWNRVQYIVDHVNGSLVFDYKLASQFRTAASARNDGVAVCRDFAHLALAYLRALNIPARYVNGYVGDIGVPPAAAAMDFAAWIEVFLGGKWWTFDPRNNERRIGRVVVARGLDAADVPLINTFGPHTLTKFRVWCFPVDDQGNELDGMLFA
- a CDS encoding dihydrodipicolinate synthase family protein; the protein is MHFKCLSAFPITPADADGQVIPGDLRRFVRRAADAGVDSVCVLGSTGSFAYLDPDQRRVAVDASMAELDGSLPLIVGVGALRTDMAISLARHAKAAGADALLVPPISYIPLTDDEVFTHFGAIADAGELPVCIYNNPTTTHFTFSPDLLVRLSAIPQIRAVKMPLPAHDDFATEIAGLRADLPQGFSIGYSGDWGCGAAMLAGADAFYSVAAGTWPDATLRLVRAAQAGDSREADRIDASFQPLWSLFRQYGSFRVVHRAANLMDLSDAQPPRPILPLAPDHDVALRNAISALDEI
- the fumC gene encoding class II fumarate hydratase — its product is MTKTRTETDSFGPLEVDASKYWGAQTQRSIQNFPIGWERQPVAIIRALGAVKLAAARVNQENGDLDAGIGNAMEQAATEVFEGKFDDNFPLVVWQTGSGTQSNMNANEVISNRAIEILGGELGSKKPVHPNDHVNMSQSSNDTFPTAMHVAIGMVARDTLIPGLEKLHKALEAKAQEFKDIIKIGRTHTQDATPLTLGQEFGGYAHQVAKGIERVKLALTDIYELAQGGTAVGTGLNTKKGWDTAIAAEIARITGLPFVTAPNKFEALAAHDAMVFFSGALKTVAASLFKIANDMRLLGSGPRSGLGELILPENEPGSSIMPGKVNPTQAEALTMVCAHVMGNDAAVGFAGSQGHFELNVYNPMMSYNVLQSMQLLGDAAGSFTDSMVVGTQANVARIDKLMKESLMLVTALAPTIGYDNATKVAKTAHKNGTTLREEAIALGLVDGETFDRVVRPEDMIGPKD